A portion of the Candidatus Pristimantibacillus lignocellulolyticus genome contains these proteins:
- a CDS encoding DUF4982 domain-containing protein: MRERLSMDKDWLFHLGELQRNDESSHDAIYGNAKAGGLKGAASIEWNDNEWDTVQLPHDWSYQLPFDREHGIADFGYKQRGTGWYRKKFKLSTEDEGKQLLLEFDGIATHATIYLNGSILERNFCGYTSFAVDITDRAFYGDRPNLLVVKVDASISEGWWYEGAGIYRHVWLTKTAPIHIDHRGVWVRPEKQEDKQWHTHIETKLSNDAPERAEYKLISRIYNDKKLLVAEDIYSDVLESGVAKSINTQIPMQDPELWDIDAPHLYELHSIIECNGQMIDRVTTTFGYRTIRICPDKGFYLNERQLKLKGTCNHQDHAGVGVALPDSLQEYRIKRLKDMGSNAYRCAHHNPTPELLEACDRLGMLVMDENRNFDSSREGILQVENMVTRDRNHPSVIFYSLFNEEPLQGTPIGRKMFQRMKKAVQQLDPTRPILGAMHGGVMEDHGIADISDITGFNYMNGAYDKFKEKHPQQPMIGSETVSAFSTRNCYESNTTTQVFDSYDRERANWGNTVRESWKTINTRDYVMGTFVWTGFDYRGEPTPYEWPSVSTHFGIMDTCGFPKDAYYLYQAFWLDDPILHILPHWNWQGKEGHSIDVMAHTNCDEVALYINGKLVSRQSVDIYEQLTWKVPYEPGVLKAEGYRNQQLVKVTEVKTTGEAVALKAELQKSELLSNGKDATVVNIYAIDKDNNFVPTDNRLLTFSIQGDGKILGSGNGNPNSHESDISNERHLFNGCMQLIIQSTAGTTPITLQFEGTGLETLQIPIPVITTDEYLHIPSVSERYINEWIVSQTPYEERPDANMEIATTDMNSWEKVDVSFGARETLKGIDGYVIYRNRIPMSFVQNEQAPYLWFHSICGNAEIYINEKLVLKQDFPWSMDLEVPLSLPFDNEMITITVLLAINKEMYSPGVNGAVSIRTK; the protein is encoded by the coding sequence ATGCGTGAACGATTAAGTATGGATAAGGATTGGCTTTTTCACTTAGGAGAACTACAACGTAATGATGAATCATCTCATGATGCGATATATGGAAATGCAAAAGCAGGTGGATTAAAAGGTGCTGCTAGCATCGAATGGAATGATAATGAATGGGATACTGTCCAATTACCTCACGATTGGTCTTATCAATTGCCATTTGACCGTGAGCACGGTATTGCCGACTTCGGTTATAAGCAAAGAGGTACAGGATGGTATCGTAAAAAATTCAAACTTTCAACTGAAGATGAAGGAAAACAGCTATTACTTGAATTTGATGGAATTGCTACACATGCTACGATTTACTTGAATGGTAGCATATTAGAAAGAAACTTCTGTGGATATACAAGCTTCGCAGTAGATATTACGGATCGGGCATTCTATGGTGATCGTCCTAACCTACTAGTTGTCAAAGTCGATGCTTCTATTTCCGAGGGCTGGTGGTATGAGGGTGCAGGTATCTATCGTCATGTGTGGCTGACGAAAACAGCTCCAATACATATTGATCATCGTGGTGTGTGGGTTCGTCCAGAGAAACAAGAAGACAAGCAGTGGCATACTCATATAGAAACAAAACTTAGCAACGATGCCCCTGAGCGTGCAGAGTACAAGCTCATTTCTCGAATCTATAATGATAAAAAGCTGTTAGTTGCTGAGGATATTTATTCTGATGTACTAGAATCTGGAGTAGCAAAGTCGATTAATACACAAATTCCTATGCAAGATCCTGAACTTTGGGATATAGATGCACCACATTTATACGAACTACACTCAATTATCGAATGTAATGGTCAGATGATCGATCGAGTAACTACGACTTTTGGTTATCGTACGATTCGTATTTGTCCAGATAAGGGCTTCTATCTCAATGAACGCCAGCTAAAGCTAAAGGGAACTTGTAATCATCAGGATCATGCAGGGGTGGGAGTTGCTTTACCAGATTCCTTGCAAGAATATCGTATTAAGCGCTTAAAAGATATGGGTAGTAATGCATATCGTTGTGCACATCACAATCCTACACCCGAATTATTAGAGGCTTGTGACCGCTTAGGAATGCTCGTTATGGATGAGAATAGAAATTTTGATAGCTCACGAGAAGGAATACTTCAAGTCGAGAATATGGTTACTAGAGATCGTAACCATCCATCAGTTATTTTTTATAGTTTGTTTAACGAAGAACCACTTCAAGGAACACCTATCGGTAGAAAGATGTTCCAGCGCATGAAGAAAGCAGTACAACAATTAGATCCTACTCGCCCGATATTAGGAGCTATGCATGGCGGTGTAATGGAGGATCATGGTATCGCAGATATTTCAGATATTACTGGTTTTAACTATATGAATGGCGCTTACGATAAATTTAAAGAGAAGCATCCTCAGCAACCAATGATCGGCTCAGAAACAGTTAGTGCCTTTTCGACTCGTAACTGCTATGAAAGTAACACTACCACACAAGTGTTTGACAGCTATGATCGTGAACGTGCCAACTGGGGTAACACCGTTCGTGAATCTTGGAAAACAATCAATACTCGAGATTACGTTATGGGTACTTTCGTCTGGACTGGCTTCGATTACCGTGGAGAACCCACTCCTTATGAATGGCCAAGTGTTAGTACACACTTTGGTATTATGGATACTTGTGGCTTCCCTAAGGATGCCTATTACTTGTATCAAGCATTTTGGCTAGACGATCCAATTTTGCATATTCTCCCACATTGGAACTGGCAAGGTAAAGAAGGACATTCGATCGACGTCATGGCTCATACGAATTGCGATGAGGTTGCTCTTTATATCAATGGTAAATTAGTAAGCCGTCAATCCGTAGATATTTACGAACAATTAACGTGGAAAGTTCCTTATGAACCAGGTGTTCTGAAGGCTGAGGGATACCGTAATCAACAGCTTGTTAAAGTAACGGAAGTGAAAACTACGGGAGAAGCTGTTGCTCTTAAGGCTGAACTACAAAAGTCAGAGCTACTTAGTAATGGTAAAGATGCGACAGTCGTTAATATTTATGCGATTGATAAAGACAACAATTTTGTTCCAACTGACAATCGTCTTCTAACCTTCTCTATTCAAGGTGATGGCAAAATATTAGGCTCCGGTAATGGTAATCCTAACAGTCACGAATCTGATATTAGTAACGAACGTCATTTATTTAACGGCTGTATGCAGTTAATTATTCAAAGTACTGCTGGTACTACACCAATTACACTGCAATTTGAAGGCACTGGTTTAGAGACGTTACAGATTCCTATCCCCGTCATTACTACTGATGAATATCTTCATATACCATCCGTAAGTGAGCGCTATATTAACGAATGGATCGTTTCTCAAACACCATATGAGGAGCGCCCTGACGCTAATATGGAAATTGCGACTACGGATATGAATAGCTGGGAAAAAGTAGATGTAAGCTTCGGGGCAAGAGAAACATTAAAAGGAATCGACGGCTATGTTATTTATCGTAATCGTATCCCAATGTCGTTTGTTCAAAATGAACAAGCCCCATATCTATGGTTCCATTCTATCTGTGGAAACGCTGAAATCTATATCAATGAAAAGCTTGTCCTTAAGCAAGATTTCCCGTGGTCAATGGATTTGGAAGTTCCACTTAGTTTACCTTTTGACAATGAAATGATTACCATTACAGTATTACTAGCTATTAACAAAGAAATGTACAGTCCAGGTGTAAACGGAGCTGTATCGATTAGAACCAAGTAA
- a CDS encoding AraC family transcriptional regulator, giving the protein MLPFRLFQNYSNQSYPLSLYSCGLHEQTSQNRPIGYPTLQCFINFEGEGVFHFAGQQKIILEVGQVLLVPGKLAHEYYPEQDQMWILGYMGISGYLAESLISASAIPMLTPISLNYDQLQQTSERIHQMWNSHYDEEQHVDRNISVQLYDWLIVLSQIVALKEKPSAVVHSTPSTHALQRAVHLLQQHYNENIRIANIAYAVGYSVQHFQRLFKETYGVNPLTYLQRLRLEQAILLLESKENIHLTIQEISNLVGMDTNYFIRLFKKEHGITPAQYRHQYRQYS; this is encoded by the coding sequence ATGCTTCCATTCCGTTTGTTTCAGAATTATTCCAATCAAAGTTACCCCTTGTCATTGTACAGTTGTGGGTTGCATGAGCAAACCTCTCAAAATCGTCCTATTGGTTACCCGACGCTGCAATGCTTTATTAATTTTGAAGGAGAAGGTGTATTTCATTTTGCTGGGCAACAAAAGATTATACTGGAAGTTGGACAAGTATTGCTTGTTCCGGGGAAGCTTGCTCATGAGTACTACCCTGAGCAAGATCAAATGTGGATTTTAGGTTATATGGGTATTAGTGGATATTTGGCTGAGTCGCTCATTAGTGCGAGTGCGATTCCAATGCTAACACCAATCTCATTGAATTATGATCAATTACAACAGACAAGTGAACGGATCCACCAAATGTGGAATAGTCATTATGATGAAGAACAGCATGTGGATAGAAATATATCTGTGCAGTTATATGATTGGTTAATTGTTCTGTCTCAAATCGTTGCATTGAAAGAAAAACCTTCTGCAGTCGTTCATTCAACACCTTCAACACATGCCTTACAACGGGCTGTTCACCTTCTGCAGCAGCATTACAATGAAAATATAAGAATTGCAAATATTGCATATGCTGTTGGGTATTCAGTTCAGCATTTTCAACGTTTATTTAAAGAAACATATGGTGTAAATCCACTAACTTATTTGCAACGATTACGATTGGAACAGGCGATATTATTGCTTGAATCGAAGGAGAATATTCATTTAACAATTCAAGAAATATCGAATTTAGTAGGAATGGACACCAACTACTTTATAAGATTATTTAAGAAGGAACATGGCATTACACCAGCTCAATATAGACATCAATATCGTCAATATAGCTAG
- the deoC gene encoding deoxyribose-phosphate aldolase — protein sequence MNGNQLASYIDHTLLKADATEQNIIQLCTEAKQYRFATVCIQPCWVKLASEQLQDDREVGITTVIGFPLGANTTSIKALEAQQAVADGATEIDMVLNVGYLKSRFLSAVKSDIEAVVNASGANATVKVILETSLLTNEEIVIACQLAVEAGAQFVKTSTGFSSGGASVEHIALMRHTVGAEVGVKASGGIRDYDTTVAMIKAGASRIGASAGIAIVNKAESVASDY from the coding sequence ATGAACGGAAATCAACTAGCTTCTTATATTGATCATACCTTGCTCAAAGCTGATGCTACGGAGCAAAACATTATTCAATTATGCACAGAAGCTAAACAATATCGATTTGCAACGGTATGTATTCAACCATGCTGGGTAAAGCTTGCGTCAGAGCAATTACAAGACGATCGTGAAGTAGGTATTACAACGGTCATAGGATTCCCGTTAGGAGCAAATACAACATCAATTAAGGCGTTAGAAGCTCAGCAGGCTGTAGCGGATGGCGCAACTGAAATTGATATGGTACTCAATGTCGGTTACTTAAAAAGTAGGTTTTTAAGTGCAGTCAAATCGGATATTGAAGCGGTTGTAAATGCCTCGGGTGCTAATGCAACTGTGAAGGTGATTCTAGAAACAAGTTTGCTTACGAATGAAGAGATTGTGATAGCTTGTCAGCTAGCTGTAGAAGCAGGTGCACAGTTTGTGAAAACATCTACTGGATTCAGCTCGGGCGGTGCTAGCGTAGAGCATATTGCTCTAATGAGACACACTGTAGGTGCTGAGGTTGGTGTGAAAGCATCAGGAGGCATTCGTGATTACGATACAACAGTTGCAATGATTAAAGCAGGTGCATCTCGTATTGGTGCTAGTGCAGGTATAGCTATTGTGAACAAAGCAGAATCAGTTGCTAGTGATTACTAG
- a CDS encoding diaminopimelate dehydrogenase yields the protein MTKRIRVGIVGYGNLGRGVELSIAQNPDMQVDAIFTRRDPATISSDTKAYSIEDATNFVNDIDVMILCGGSATDLPEQGPQFAKMFNVVDSFDTHAKIPDYFDEVNAAANESGKVAVISTGWDPGLFSLNRLLFESILPVGNGYTFWGKGVSQGHSDAIRRVAGVKNGKQYTIPVEDAVQRVRNGENPEFSTREKHLRECYVVAEEGADLERIREEIVSMPNYFADYDTIVNFISEEELEANHSAMPHGGLVLRSGTTGENTTQIMEFGLNLESNPEFTSSVLVAYARAAYKLANEGQKGAKTVFDIPFGYLSPKSAAELRKELL from the coding sequence ATGACTAAGCGGATTCGCGTTGGAATCGTAGGATACGGCAATCTTGGCCGTGGCGTTGAATTATCCATCGCACAAAATCCGGATATGCAAGTGGATGCAATTTTCACTCGAAGAGATCCTGCAACTATTTCTTCTGACACAAAAGCATATTCGATCGAGGATGCAACAAACTTTGTAAATGACATTGATGTCATGATTCTATGTGGAGGTTCTGCTACAGATCTTCCTGAACAAGGACCGCAATTTGCGAAAATGTTCAACGTAGTTGACAGCTTTGACACTCATGCTAAAATTCCAGATTACTTCGATGAAGTTAATGCTGCTGCTAATGAAAGTGGTAAAGTAGCCGTTATTTCAACAGGCTGGGACCCAGGTCTATTCTCTTTGAACAGATTGTTGTTTGAATCCATCTTACCTGTAGGTAATGGATATACTTTCTGGGGTAAAGGTGTAAGTCAAGGTCACTCTGATGCGATTCGTCGTGTTGCAGGCGTGAAAAACGGTAAACAATACACTATTCCAGTTGAAGATGCGGTACAACGTGTACGTAACGGTGAAAACCCTGAGTTTTCTACTCGTGAAAAACATCTTCGTGAATGCTATGTAGTAGCTGAAGAAGGTGCGGATCTTGAGCGCATTAGAGAAGAAATCGTTTCTATGCCTAACTACTTCGCAGATTACGATACAATCGTTAACTTTATCTCTGAAGAAGAATTAGAAGCTAATCACTCTGCTATGCCTCATGGTGGACTTGTACTAAGAAGTGGTACCACTGGTGAAAATACTACGCAAATTATGGAGTTTGGTTTGAACTTGGAAAGTAATCCAGAATTCACTTCAAGCGTTCTAGTTGCTTATGCACGTGCGGCTTACAAGCTTGCAAATGAAGGACAAAAAGGTGCTAAGACAGTATTCGATATTCCTTTCGGTTACTTGTCTCCAAAATCAGCTGCTGAACTTCGTAAAGAATTATTGTAA